ATCGTGGGTCATGGTGACTTGCTTGTATATGTAATTTTACATGGGCAGATTTCTTGAAATTACAATTCTAATTACTAAAATTACATATGAAGCAAGAATCTTGCCAACGGATTGTAACCTAGCCTCTAATGATGATGGATCGAGAAATTTGAATTGTTTTAATATTCTAAGTTTCGAATCTCTCTCCTCTAATAATTGTATCCAGAAAAGAAGAGCATTATGTCTACTTGAACTTCATTACTCTTTTTGGTTAATTGAGATGTATGGTTTTTGTGTATATACAGGTTGATCCTGATGAAGTTAATGCTTTGGCTCAATTAATGACCTGGAAAACTGCTGTTGCTGATATCCCATATGGTGGTGCAAAGGGTGGCATTGGCTGCAACCCAAGGGAGTTAAGCAATAGCGAGCTCGAGCGTTTGACTCGTGTCTTTACACAAAAGATTCATGATCTCATTGGAATTCATACTGATGTACCAGCTCCAGATATGGGCACAAATGCACAGGTTCACACTTCTCAGAATTTTGCTCATTCATGGCCTTGAATTCGCTTTGGAAGTAATCGCAATTCTATTATGTTTAGCTCTTATTCTGAGGTAATGTTTGCAGACTATGGCATGGATTTTGGATGAATACTCAAAATTTCACGGTCACTCCCCGGCCGTTGTCACCGGGAAGCCCATAGTATGTTTCTAAGAATAATAAAAACCTACGAATTCCTAAACTTCAAGTATTGTCTTTTTtttgctctctctctctaacTTTATACCTTTGAAATTTAAGGATTTGGGTGGATCACTTGGTAGAGAAGCTGCAACCGGGCGTGGTGTTGTTTTCGCAACAGAGGCATTACTTTCCGAGCATGGAAAACAGATCAAGAACATGACATTTGCAATTCAGGTACTTGAAACAGTTTCACTCCTGTCTTCCTAGTTGAATATTGCATTCTTTTGCACAGAAAAATGACCTTTCACAACTGAAAAAATTGTAGGGGTTTGGAAATGTGGGATATTGGGCATCAAAACTTATTCATGAGAAAGGTGGAAAGGTTGTTGCTGTAAGTGATATCACAGGCGCTGTAACAAATCCAAATGGTATCGACATTCCAGAACTTTACAAGCATAAAGAAAGTACTGGAAGCCTAGTGAACTTTCAAGGTGCGGACGGTATGGATGCAAATGAGCTACTTGTACACGATTGCGATGTCCTTATCCCTTGTGCCTTAGGTGGAGTCCTAAACAGGTTTGTTCTGTTCTTCTTTCTAATAAAATCTCATGAAAGATGATCCTTAAACATTGATCTTAAAATGTTCATACCTATATAGTTATGAATGTGTCATTGATCTTTTGTAGGGAAAATGCTGGTTCAGTGAAAGCCAAGTTCATAGTTGAGGCAGCAAATCACCCCACAGATCCCGAGGCAGATGAGGTAAAAAAAAAGTGACAAATGGGGGAAGTCATAAACCAGCAAAGATTAGTTTCTGATCTCTTATTCTCCATTGTTGCAGATCCTATCTAAGAAGGGAGTCGTAATTCTACCCGATATATATGCGAACTCCGGTGGAGTCACCGTAAGCTACTTCGAGTGGGTTCAGGTAACAAAACTTGTTTTTCCAAATagttttctgtttttgaaaattaagcttattaACTCTATGGCTCTATTACCTACTATTTGAAAACATTTTCAACGATGGAATTTTaacaatagtttaaaaaacttatAATTCAAATGTATTTTTAAGAAACGCGTAAAACTTGCCAGAAGATTGAAAGTAAACAATCatgattttcaaaaatagaaaactaaaaaCGTTTAACTAACATATCATTATTGTATTTGAATCTGTAGAACATTCAAGGTTTCATGTGGGATGAAGACAAAGTAAACAATGAACTTCAAAGGTACATGACTAGAGCATTTCATAACATAAAGAACATGTGCAAGACCCATGATTGCAACCTGCGGATGGGCGCTTTCACGTTGGGTGTAAACCGTGTCGCACGTGCCACACTTCTTAGAGGTTGGGAAGCTTAATTTATAGATTGATGATTTCCATATGCTGGAGAATCTTATTTGTCACCATGGAAGAAAGCAATTCAAGATGgaattttaacttttatttggCATTTTGTTCTATTTGATTTTCTTCAACTTATGAAGCATACATAGGAGGAGGATGGATTAGCATAAGTTGTTGAAACTTTGATTGTAGTTTGTACAATGTCTCTATTCTATAGTTACATTATTATTCTAGCaatgaaaatttaataattcTCATTAGTGATTCACTTAATCTTCGTACCTTTCTTCAATTCCTTTCAAACTCTCAATGCATGTAACTATTTAACAAATGAAAAACTCGAACTTTCGACCTTCAAAGAAGAAAATGGTACCTTAATCTAAAATAACTTGATTTGTAATTAATAAAAGACTAAAAAACACTTTTGTTCACTAAATTTCTatagaagtaaaaaatatagTCACTCAACTTTAGTTGGTAacaatttaattaaacttttagAAACAATTTACTCCCATAATTAAATGTCAgacttttattatataaatgCTTAATCTTTATCGTTTATTATATAACCAAATTATTGATTTAAAtgtctaaatatttttattaaatcttaaTAATAAGAAATTCATTACCTATTGTAAAATATAGGGTTAAATGACTAAATATGTTACAAATTAAGTACACGTTACCAACCAAACCAAAGCTCAagattaaattcttttttttacgaAAGTTTAGGAACCAAAATTGTTTTTCTAACCTTAATAGACCACTTGTTCTTGCTCTTGTAGAAACAAATTTCTCGATTGCAAAACAACTCTCACCtcgaattggattagtttctcaGTTCCACTTAATTCCTATTTCATAACCAatatacaaaatcaagaaaaaggTAACCTTAGGTGTTTTGGTTATTATCAAACTATTGGTATGAAAGACATGGGATGAGGCAAATGCCCATAAAATCACCTGCAATGCAAACATGGGCTTTATGACAAGATAAGCTTTTTCTCATTTTCACAGCATGGGCAACTTCCTTTCTCTCTTTGTTAACTATTTCAATCCGTAAAAAGATTGAcaccaaaaaagaaaactaagaaATAAAATGAGATAAatggaaataaataaataaataaataaataaaagcttAGAAATCTCAACAGCAACAATATGGCTTCAATTGCTATCTCTGCCTCATTGCCAAGAGCAGCCAATCCAAATCATGTCTCCATGAAGAAAAAACAACAACATGCTCATCTAGCTAAACCTGCCTATTCCTCAATGACGAAAAACCCAACACCAAAGGTAATTAGTACTCTTGATGTCGGGAACCGAGACGATGGCGCTGCGCAGCAGCAGCATCATCATCGTGGAAATGTTGCATCATCAGCTGTGGTTAAGGTAGAGGAAGATAATGATGATTGGAATAACAATGGTGAAAGATTCACTGATAAGAGATGGAAAAATGGAACTTGGGATCTCAATATGTTTGTAAAGAATGGTAAGATGGACTGGGAAGGTGTCATCGTTGAAGGTGAGTGCATCTCATTTTGGTAGAGGGTATAATTTTGAGTTTCGGAAAGTAAATATCTCTAATTAATTAGTTATTGAAGGTGAATTTCAAATGATTTAGTCTTTACATGAGAAATTTAACgctatatttatataaaattgaGACATCTTTTGAAGAGAATTTAACAAATCTCTCGAGCTGTATCTATTGTTGTATATCTCACCGAGTATTGATGAAGTGAATTAGGAAGTTTGGATTAATGTTATAAATTGTACATATGTAGAAGCAAAGAGGAGGAAGTTTCTTGAATTACATCCAGAAGCAGCTACAAATGAAGAACCTGTGCTCTTTAGAAGCTCCATTATACCTTGGTGGGTATGGCTCACCAAGTCCTACCTTCCACAAGCCGAACTACTTAATGGTATATATATgattgaaaaacaaataacaattAGATAAGTGTCTTATGATCCACTAAATTAAACTAACGTTTTGAATTGATATATGTTCTCAgtcatttaatatatatgtgtttgtttgttgatgatgatgattaaGGTAGGGCAGCCATGATAGGGTTCTTCATGGGGTATGGAGTGGATGCATTAACAGGAATTGGAATAGTTGGACAAAGTGGGAATTTCATATGCAAAACAGCTCTTTTCTTAACTGTCATTGGTGTGTTGCTGTTTAGGCAAAGTGAAGATGTTGAGAACTTAAGAAATATAGCTGAAGAAGCCACCTTCTATGACAAGCAATGGCAATCTTCATGGCAAAAACAaccaaaatgaaaattaattaatagccCTAATCAACAAGATAACCAAAAGGGCATTTAATtaactctttctttttctctctctttctctctatatatgtatattttatttctataaattagactctttttttttttttaatcatctCCCCTTTCTTTCATAATTAACTAGTTTAGAGagaatgaaaatatttaaaagatcgGTAAAATCAAAGAAGCAACATGAACAACCGGTAGTGTTACATTTAAGCCCAATACATATAATAAACATTAGTTTTAACGATAATtgatatatgtattttttttcttgagcTCAAAAGATCAAATTTTAACggtatataaaaacaaaaatcaattaaaaggAGGGTAATGGCATTGAAGAAACATACCActgtttaatttatttatttgaaatgttTATTAAATGACATGTAGCCTCTTAGTTGAACAACATTTGGTCTAATGTGAGAATTCAAAAGCTTTTACCTTTTTGTGAGTGGTACTATTAACATTTGGAATGGACTTGCAAAAGCTTCAATTAATGTCTctctcaaaaaagaaaaaaaaaatctatacaTTAATGATTATTAGAAATTTATTAAAACCTTTGACCCATAATTAATCTCACTCAAGCTAATGaactaaaaaaacataaaaggtTAAAATCATAAATTGTTGTTCCCCACGTTTTTCCTATAGACTTCATGGCTACACTTATGCCCATAAgataaattaacaaaaaaaaaaacgttttttATAAAATGATATATCACGACACAATAGTAAAAGCTAATTTATATTACTCTGATTTCAACTCTTACGCACTAGAtatgacatatatatatattattaaagtcAGAGGTTCGAATTTCCATTATCTCCACTTGTCTTaaataaaagttaaatttaacattttgaaACGCAAAGACCTAAAGAATCATAGGAGACGAAAAAGAAGATATTTATGCATGTATGTACATAAGAATTGAAGAGAATATATAGTTAGGATAGTGTTGCACATGGATTTGGGCCATAATGGAACTCAAGTTATTGTTTGAAATGCAAATGAATTGGGCCCATTAATAAAAAAGAAGGCTCAAAATTATTATGTGCTCAATTTGCAAATTGCCATAGAGGGTAATGGCCCCACTTAATGGGTTTGGGAAAATGGGTCAAGTGGATGAATTTAGAGGACACCCACACCACATGGATTTAGCCCTTAAAAAAACATCACATTACATTAtataatacatacatacatacatacatacatatagaTATTTCTTGGAAATTGGGAGTTGGGACCAACTGAATTGGGCACTCAAGACTTGGGCATGTGTTTTCTCTGGCCATAATTGCAAATATTGTGCCCTAGATTCTCAACATTTCTAGTGCTCTATTATTCCTTTTGCCTTTGTGTAACAAGATATTTTGTTATAATATGATATTATCTTTCATGTTGATGTGAATAGGTAAGATTTGGGATTCCCATATCTAAAACAATCCTGGATGGTTATCAGATTTATACCTTTATTTTCATAGCTAGTTGACATTTCTAGTTCAGATCATATAATTACATTGTGTTTCAAAAAATTAAGGACAGACTAATTGTCAAGCATCTGTAATGTTTAAGGAAGTGGTAGACTTCTAGCATTGTAAAAAGAGTCTATGTCGTCAGTTTCAAATCATCACAATTTGAAGCATTTTAAGTCTGATACTAGCTTAGTTGTCTGAGTGATATAATGCATGTTTGGAGAGAGTTTGTTGTTATTGGGTCGAGGAGAAACTTTTATGTACTTGTAATAATTTTTTACGTAGTTGAAATATTTTGACAGTGGTTTTATTCTCCGGTTTGAAAGTTAATGTGAGAAATTTGTGTTCGAGTGTAGAGTTGTAAGATGAAGTTATTTGATAAACACTTTATTcagtttaatttttatttgaagtTGACTTGTTCAATGCCAACTTATAAAGTCGGACAACCAAACATTAATCGTATTAGTTAGATATTCAGATTGACGTTGACATAATCAGTTAATTCGTAAATATTCATTTTCATGTGtatattgaaataattattaACATAAAACTATGAGTCTAATTCTAAAGTAATCGACATGGATTTTCGATCTCTCTTTTATTAATGGAGCTTCGATTTTAATCCTTATCATTATTgttctaaaataatttattcttttaaaaatccGATAGGgtcatattttcttttttttaagagagagagatttaatgagatttaattattttctcccacaaattatctataaaaaaagaacaatttgTCCCCAACAACATGAGAAATATCAAAGCTAAAAACATGTTGAACTCATCATTACATAATCTAGTGGGCATTCCAAATAAGTCAAAAGGCAAACCTTTTCCCTTTTTCAAATAAAGTTAAATTACAATAGAATAgtgtttagaaagaaaaaaaaaatatcttacAAATTTCATTATTGTGTTTCAAACCTTGTATCCATGTTGTTGATTAtaattaaaactttttttttttttttaaaaaaagaaaagttatttaggTACTTTACAAGTTTACATTATATGTttagttaaatataaaataacacACACACGTATCTATTTATACTTTGTGATGTTCTTACCAGCTTGAGTATTGGTGAAGGTGAATTTTTGTTGTGTGCATATGGATCATCTTGACTTGCTTTTATTGTGGATGAGAAAGTCAtagctaaaagaaaaataagaataaaGAGTTTTGCAATGTAAGTCATGTTATGAAAAAATTTGATTTGTAAAGTAGATATATGAGaaggaaataattaatttttttgcgTTTGTGTCGATGTATTGTGTCATTGAGGGTTTATATAGAGGAGTATTTGGTTTAGATTCTATATAAACAATGATATTTACCAAACAAAAGATAGGGGAGAATAGTAATTTTgcaaagattgaaagaaagaaatggacATGGACACGGACACGGACACGGACGAAAAAACATCACTCATGAGTATTTCCCTAACTTTTCTGTACGTTTGATGGGCTAGTAATGGTGAGAGATTTGTTAGGTCaggaattgaaaaaaaaaacgagtGAAATTCACCTCTACCAGTTTATCTAATCCCATAGAAATATCGACCAAAATTCTCTTCCATCATTTCTATGCCATCatcctttttttctctttaatttctctcttttttttaatgcaatttttcttcatatttctctTATTTTAACTAATTGTTTCTCTCCAACTGTTACTCTTTGGAAATtggttttattaattttctcgGTGGACTAAAATACTTTTCTACTAAACCCcctaaattaatataattaattaacatatcAACTTAACATGAATGATTGAACAATTTTGATAAACATTACCCAACTATCTCTTACGTATCTATCATACCTTAATGaactaattattattaaatgagGAGCTTTTTCAATTGCATCTCTAAGTTTGAAGATTTTTATGATCTTAACTTAGATTTTTCATTTGTTAATGTTtattaattaacttaaaataattataaaaaaacgTTCCACCCTATTCCGtttctaataaaataaattaatttcactttataattattttaaaattataaatcttGAAACCTTAAAAgcaaattgaaacaaaaactTAAACCTCAACAATAAAATACTAATGTTTCGACAGTTGAAGGACTGAATTGAGATTAGAAGCAAAACTTATAAAGAAAAAGTATAATGTCTGAATCgctaaaaatcaaataaaaattaaaccgaaaactataattaaacaaaaatttatcattttcttaaaatattataattttaattaataaaaaaaacgtTGAAACGATGGTGCATGTACTCATCATCGTAGTACTAGAGTTAGCGACTTCTTATttaaaaaagttataataaatacaactataaaaaaaagataaagataCTCGATAAATATAAACGTAACGATCTTCGTGTAATCCAAATggtataaaataaacaaattgtgaatctaatgataataataaatagtgGAGTACACGTGGCAAGAGAGTAAAGGTGTGAGTTTGAATATCAAAAGATAATCACAACCGTCCAACCAAAGAACGTGGAAGTCAAAGTCGTTATCTTTCTTTTTCCACTCAGCACTTCACGCCTCAAATTATCTTCCCACAAAAGAAGTCCTAATAAATTCCGTCACGGTCCAATTCTATTTCATCTTTTGTCCACGTGGCTTTTCTTTAATGGGCTGTTAAAGTCCAAAGGTGCCCACCACCACCCCTTTTTTTTTAGTCGGTTAACTGAAATTGAGGTGTTAACTTAATATCTCTAAAATATTTCACAAATTTCTTGCTCACAGAGAGATCGTTCAAAAGTCATTCAGTCCGAAGTTAGAAacattattaaagaaaaaaaagagatgcATTTTATAAAATGACGATTATGTTAAATGGTAAAATTGTTATAAAAGTATTATCGATGATGAAATAAATATATCTCAACGAATAGAAATCCATGCATTATTGACTTTAAAGTCAAATATCCGACTTTTTTCAATTGCATCTTAGAGAgcagaaataaaagaaaaatgtttggACATTGGAATGTTATTATCATTAAGAATATATGATTACTATTTTGCTTTtagattttagtttttaaaatttatatttgtcttttttttctttacattttttaataacttaagaaaaaatttGAGGTACCATTTCAATTATGAAAAAAGTGCTAAAACATAAAAATCTAaaattctttaattttaaaattttcagaatttgtgaattttaaaaagtaataatataataaacaaTCCTATTTTCTAAAGTAGTGTTTAAAGTTTATCCGACCAAAATTATTAcaagtttttcttttgaatgTTATGATGATCTCATTGACTCATATCTTCacgtttttcttctttattttgtgAACCGGGTCCTTTTTTAATCAACTCTCTACTTTTACCTTATACGATAATGCACTCCAAATTGTAATATATTTAACGACAAAACATAATCATTTCTCAACAAATAAGAATGTTAAATGCACATAATTTAAAGTCAATACGATATCAACTTTATTGATTGCAGTTTGAAATCTAAAGTCAAACACAAATCTCTTTATTCATACCGTTGTATAAAAAAGTTCGATAATTACATAATTATATCGCACTTACTTTAATGATTTGGGAACAAGGAATAATTAAACTAGGTGAGTTTGTGGCAATACgcttttattataaaatttgaaagcGAATCAAAATAGGATATCTAAAGGAAAAGAATGTATAAAACTCAAACTATAAACCAAACACATAATTAAAAAgcataaaatatcttttaatttgTATGTATTTAgaagattaaaaagaaaaatatgaaaagcTTAAAATGGAAATGATGATCATATCATCTTCTCATCTAAAATGGGAAAGCAAAATCTAGGGTTTTTATAACTATTTATCTACGTCATTAATGTTTTGAATTCTTGCTCTCCCTTCTCACTTTATATATCTCATTTTGATTTCTCAATTACTATTTTCGTTTATTGCTCTTTTTTTTAATCATCTTTTATCAAttctattaattttaatttgaaatccACAGATTCCATaacatatatttcttttttctaaaagaaacaGCGAGAGTCAAAAACCTAGGTCTTCACAAAGAAGCCTAAGACCGAACAAACCGCTACAAATTTATTGATAGAAGAACAAGGGCTAGAGTGAAGCTCGAGAAATTAATTACAAATAGCGATTAGATTTAAGGCTATGGTTGCAGTCGAATAGTTTTTGAAAGAAAGATCTCTATTGCACCATAACATATATTTGTTGAAAgagaatataatttaattaactatCACTTTTcagagatatatatatatatacacatatatatatatatacaaatatatatatacacacacatatatatatagtgtggcatttccatttttctcctttttcttttgaacTTTTGGTACATGAAATATAATACAACCTAATCATAATAAAATAGATTTTGGTTCACATAACACATttagacaaaaaagaaaaggttctTATTACGTCAACCTTACTCAAACCTCCACTATATAGATATTTTTTTCCATAAAAATTGACCTTATCACCACATACAACTTGATtaatacattatatatatataagtaacGAAGCCATTTttggaaagagaaaaaaggcAAACCGAAAAAACTAGCTTTCGACAAGGAAGCACTTACATATATGACAAACTTAAGTTAATTAATTGTAAAGATAACGACAACGTTCTATATTCACTTAAACATCTATCGTTGTGATCCATCAATGTAGAAATATTATATGTTAAAAACCTGGTAATATTTTAAACTCTCGTATGATTTATGTTGGTGATGTTTTCTTCCTCGTTGTATTattcaatttattattaatatatcaaATTAATAAAACATAGAAGTGAAATATTTGACTTTATTTTCTatcaaaaaattaaatttgtttgCATGCATGCTTATTTTCTAGCACCTAGCTGGTCTATCATGAATATACTATAGAATTATAAAAGAGATATGTCAAAGTAGTGTTTGATTCTATTTTAGAATAGTTGTTTGTTTGGGTTTATTTAgatattttattacttttcatatttatttctAACTCatttatatctatcaatattttattactCACGATAAaaagtgtatcaaacaataaatCGAAACTATAGATTAACTTGAAATAATcgattatttaataattttataaaaccGACTTAATTACATATATTATCCAAATAAATGAATCAGACCAACTTGATTTGattgatataattttttttttcctaattaaattattttgttgttttggCATCTTTATAATGGTGTAACGGCGTAATAGGGATTTCAATTTGTTTCCCTAATCACTTTTTTATGTGGAGTTTTGGTGTTTTTGTGGGGTAAGTGCACCTCACAAGGGGAAAGAATAGATAACTAATgattatataatataaactatgtataataattaataatattagtaAAGTTGAAAAGTATGTCGTCACAggtttaatatttatttattttattttattttaaattaaagaattaattaacCATGTTCATAAGAAGATGAAACCCACCAACACTACTCCCCCACTATAAAACCCACTTTAATGATCACTACACAACACAACTTCTATCCTTCAaccaattaataataatttcaaatctctctctttctctctctttctctctctctctcttagcATAAAAGAAAGCTCACTAAAAATATGAAACAACCATCTAAATTTCATCTCTcatctctcttctttcttctctttgtACTCACATCTTCCTCCACCGTCAGCGGCGCCGCTACTCCCCGGAAACTACTCAACTTCCCTGACATGTCTTGGGGTTCACCTAATGGAGGAGGTGGTGGGAATGGGAACCCCACTGGGGCCTATGGCTCTGGCCATGCCCCTAATTGGGACTACAATTGGGGTTGGGGTTCAA
This region of Cucumis melo cultivar AY chromosome 7, USDA_Cmelo_AY_1.0, whole genome shotgun sequence genomic DNA includes:
- the LOC103494446 gene encoding glutamate dehydrogenase 2, with the protein product MNALQATNRNFRHAARILGLDSKLEKSLLIPFREIKVECTIPKDDGSLVSYVGFRVQHDNARGPMKGGIRYHPEVDPDEVNALAQLMTWKTAVADIPYGGAKGGIGCNPRELSNSELERLTRVFTQKIHDLIGIHTDVPAPDMGTNAQTMAWILDEYSKFHGHSPAVVTGKPIDLGGSLGREAATGRGVVFATEALLSEHGKQIKNMTFAIQGFGNVGYWASKLIHEKGGKVVAVSDITGAVTNPNGIDIPELYKHKESTGSLVNFQGADGMDANELLVHDCDVLIPCALGGVLNRENAGSVKAKFIVEAANHPTDPEADEILSKKGVVILPDIYANSGGVTVSYFEWVQNIQGFMWDEDKVNNELQRYMTRAFHNIKNMCKTHDCNLRMGAFTLGVNRVARATLLRGWEA
- the LOC103494445 gene encoding light-harvesting complex-like protein 3 isotype 1, chloroplastic — its product is MASIAISASLPRAANPNHVSMKKKQQHAHLAKPAYSSMTKNPTPKVISTLDVGNRDDGAAQQQHHHRGNVASSAVVKVEEDNDDWNNNGERFTDKRWKNGTWDLNMFVKNGKMDWEGVIVEEAKRRKFLELHPEAATNEEPVLFRSSIIPWWVWLTKSYLPQAELLNGRAAMIGFFMGYGVDALTGIGIVGQSGNFICKTALFLTVIGVLLFRQSEDVENLRNIAEEATFYDKQWQSSWQKQPK